A single genomic interval of Alligator mississippiensis isolate rAllMis1 chromosome 15, rAllMis1, whole genome shotgun sequence harbors:
- the LOC106737700 gene encoding LOW QUALITY PROTEIN: uncharacterized protein LOC106737700 (The sequence of the model RefSeq protein was modified relative to this genomic sequence to represent the inferred CDS: deleted 1 base in 1 codon; substituted 1 base at 1 genomic stop codon), with the protein MAFCLKSLVLFVYIFTFITGQPTNLFAFVTFMCQVQCWPSPMAVLLLNLTVSDLLILLFLPFKMAEVGADLTWPLPAFLCALTNYCYYSSIYTSTFLLTAISIERYLGVAFPVQYKLWQQLAYAMVANAAFWVLACAHCSIVLVSEAQLPRANTTRTVSWCYDDFSVDQLXVVLPVHLELFLFLFCLLFTITIFCYVNFVQILLALPNIPWQKKRMRAHPWRVYALLFSTFNASLDPTIFYLYFSAVQKALAEALAGTEEPAVCHRTPLLLPMQRQGGPGAQLQCSIQAVSTTRQSGELPAAEAVVEPSVHIKTRVVLAVYILALTAKAGINMTWQLPAILCPITRNCYYSCIYLSILFLTMLGVDCYLSVAFPVMYKLQQWPTYNVTASTASWVLACTHCSIVFIRHYYGQHGGAMTTSPRTSSMWCCLSRWSSPSSSSASRLLSSSSTMSASGVLLLGVIGFSPQAMAFPFKSLVLFVYIFTFLTGLPANLFAFATFVRQIQRRPNPVAVLLLNLTMSDLLLLLFLPFKMAEAAADMNWPLPGFLCALTNYCFYSSIYTSTFLLTAVSVERYLGVAFPVQYKLRRRPAYAMVTSVAVWVLVGAHSGIVFISEVQTPGTNITRANVSRCYEDFTTEQLQVVLPVRLEVFLILFCLPFTVTLFCYVNFVRILLALPNIPRRKKCRAVGLALATLTNFMVCFAPYNISHVVGFVENKSTQWRVYALLLSTLNASLDPVIFYFSSSAVQKALVGSWLVLGKRLHAMAPLCYCLHGGREDQVGNRDKVEGSST; encoded by the exons ATGGCCTTCTGCCTCAAGTCACTGGTCCTCTTTGTCTACATCTTTACCTTCATCACGGGGCAGCCCACGAACCTCTTTGCCTTTGTCACCTTCATGTGCCAGGTccagtgctggcccagccccatggcagTGCTGCTGCTCAACCTCACCGTGTCTGAcctcctcatcctcctcttcctccccttcaaGATGGCTGAGGTGGGCGCTGACCTGACCTGGCCATTGCCAGCTTTCCTCTGTGCCCTAACCAACTACTGCTACTACAGCAGCATCTACACCAGCACCTTCCTCCTCACAGCCATCAGCATCGAGCGCTACCTGGGTGTAGCCTTCCCGGTGCAGTACAAGCTTTGGCAGCAATTGGCCTATGCCATGGTGGCCAACGCGGCTTTCTGGGTGCTGGCCTGTGCCCACTGCAGCATTGTCTTGGTCTCCGAGGCTCAGTTGCCCAGAGCCAACACCACCAGAACCGTCTCCTGGTGCTATGATGACTTCTCTGTAGACCAGCTGTGAGTGGTGCTTCCTGTCCACCTGgagctcttcctcttcctcttctgccTCCTGTTCACCATCACTATCTTCTGCTACGTCAACTTTGTGCAG atcctcctggccctgcccaacATTCCATGGCAGAAGAAGAGAATGAGAGCCCACCCGTGGAGGGTCTACGCCCTGCTCTTCAGCACTTTCAATGCCTCCCTGGACCCCACCATCTTCTACCTGTACTTCTCTGCTGTCCAGAAGGCCCTGGCTGAGGCCCTGGCTGGCACTGAGGAACCAGCTGTGTGCCACAGAACCCCACTGCTACTGCCTATGCAGAGGCAAGGAGGACCAG gtgcacagctgcagtgcagcatacAGGCAGTGAGCACAACCCGGCAGAGtggagagctgcctgcagctg AGGCTGTTGTAGAGCCCAGTGTGCACATCAAGACCCGTGTGGTCCTGGCTGTCTACATCCTGGCCCTG ACAGCCAAGGCAGGCATCAACAtgacctggcagctgcctgccattCTGTGCCCTATCACCAGGAACTGCTACTACAGCTGCATCTACCTCAGCATCCTTTTCCTCACAATGCTGGGGGTAGACTGCTACCTCAGTGTGGCCTTCCCAGTGATGTacaagctgcagcagtggccgaCCTACAACGTGACAGCCAGCACAGCCTCCTGGGTGCTGGCCTGCACCCACTGCAGCATCGTCTTCATCAGGCACTACTATGGGCAGCATGGAGGTGCTATGACAACTTCTCCCAGGACCAGCTCCATGTGGTGCTGCCTATCCCGCTGGAGCTCTCCTTCATCCTCTTCTGCCTCCCGGCTGCTTTCATCATCATCTACGATGTCAGCTTCAGGGGTTCTTCTCTTAGGCGTCATCGGATTC TCCCCACAGGCAATGGCCTTCCCCTTCAAGTCGCTGGTCCTCTTCGTCTACATCTTCACCTTCCTCACGGGGCTGCCTGCCAACCTCTTTGCCTTTGCCACCTTCGTGCGCCAGATCCAGCGCCGGCCCAACCCCGTGGCCGTGCTGCTGCTCAACCTCACCATGTccgacctcctcctcctcctcttcctccccttcaaGATGGCTGAGGCAGCTGCTGACATGAACTGGCCACTGCCAGGTTTCCTTTGTGCCCTGACCAACTACTGCTTCTACAGCAGCATCTATACAAGCACCTTCCTCCTCACGGCCGTCAGTGTGGAGCGCTACCTGGGCGTAGCCTTCCCGGTGCAGTACAAGCTGCGGCGGCGGCCGGCCTATGCCATGGTGACCAGCGTGGCTGTCTGGGTGCTGGTTGGCGCACACAGTGGGATTGTCTTCATCTCTGAGGTGCAGACACCTGGCACCAACATCACCCGTGCCAATGTCTCCCGGTGCTATGAGGACTTCACTACGGAACAGCTGCAGGTGGTGTTACCTGTCCGCCTGGAGGTCTTCCTCATCCTCTTCTGCCTCCCATTCACAGTCACCCTCTTCTGCTACGTCAACTTTGTGCGGatcctcctggccctgcccaacATCCCACGGCGGAAGAAGTGCCGGGCAGTGGGGTTAGCCTTGGCCACCTTGACCAACTTCATGGTGTGCTTTGCCCCCTACAACATCTCTCATGTGGTGGGCTTTGTGGAGAACAAGAGCACCCAGTGGCGGGTCTATGCCCTGCTCCTCAGCACCTTGAATGCCTCCTTGGACCCTGTCATCTTCTACTTCTCCTCCTCTGCTGTCCAGAAGGCCCTGGTGGGGTCCTGGCTTGTGCTGGGGAAGCGGCTGCATGCCATGGCACCCCTCTGCTACTGCCTGCACGGAGGCAGGGAGGACCAGGTGGGCAACAGGGACAAGGTCGAGGGATCGTCCACCTGA